The following coding sequences lie in one Sorghum bicolor cultivar BTx623 chromosome 6, Sorghum_bicolor_NCBIv3, whole genome shotgun sequence genomic window:
- the LOC8060437 gene encoding bZIP transcription factor TRAB1 yields the protein MAMGNGLMPGVPGMAGGAVTVVSPVDTSVAQLDSMGKGNGDLSSPMAPVPYPFEGVIRGRRSGACVEKVVERRQRRMIKNRESAARSRARKQAYTMELEAEVQKLKEQNEELQKKLQQSMSLSDCDACEENRSLSANFNLTEPLQPLWR from the exons ATGGCCATGGGCAACGGGCTCATGCCTGGGGTGCCTGGGATGGCAGGTGGTGCGGTCACTGTTGTGAGTCCGGTGGATACGTCGGTGGCACAGCTGGATTCTATGGGCAAGGGGAATGGGGATCTGTCATCGCCCATGGCTCCAGTGCCATACCCCTTTGAGGGAGTGATAAGGGGAAGGAGGAGCGGTGCTTGTGTGGAGAAGGTTGTGGAGCGGCGGCAGAGGAGGATGATCAAGAACAGGGAGTCTGCAGCTAGATCCCGTGCCCGGAAGCAG GCTTATACAATGGAGTTGGAAGCTGAAGTTCAGAAACTAAAGGAACAAAACGAAGAATTGCAGAAGAA ATTACAACAGTCAATGAGTCTGAGCGATTGTGATGCCTGCGAG GAAAACCGTTCACTTTCTGCCAATTTCAATCTCACGGAACCTCTTCAACCACTATGGAGATGA
- the LOC110436500 gene encoding probable helicase MAGATAMA 3, with protein MSDGNCSGRKKRRRRREEDGFEDVVKYWASARVMNNGKLALSYLDEQVLSWSVRDIFNKDLLRNKAVEADRSSCFQVSHFSNRILVDGLGLEKFNLNNSQLNAVADCVATMDNNSSSIKLLWGPPGTEIVARIAKLIVESSDGSVFLNDIVLFGNKKNLKIDDVCSSFRLYDVPMIPLELLIIDEAAQLKECETLVPLQLPGIRHVVFIGDEYQLPALVKSKISDSANFGRSVFERLSSLGYSKHLLNIQYRMHPEISKFPVGTFYGGKIYNGPNVSHKDCNKNYLAGKLFRSYSFINIDGSHETVEKHSRSLKNLIEVDAIVLLVQRLFKETVYTGSKLSVGVVSPYNAQVRAIEEKVEKTYNSCGGFSVKVKSVDGFQGAEEDIIIISTVRSNRAGSVGFLANLQRTNVALTRAMHCLWIVGNGTTLSNSNSIWQKIVEDTWDRGCFFNVKDDKELLNAIFKPEYSTAAYSLHDLFDTSIVQNEIFEGEMPATSKEITEELVRVESLPTNIINPFWPSPSGHA; from the exons ATGAGTGATGGTAACtgctcggggaggaagaagcggCGACGGCGAAGGGAAGAGGACGGGTTTGAGGATGTGGTCAAGTACTGGGCGTCGGCGAGGGTGATGAACAACGGCAAGCTTGCTCTCAGCTACCTTGATGAGCAGGTGCTCTCTTGGTCTGTCAGGGACATCTTCAACAAGGACCTCTTGCGGAACAAG GCAGTAGAAGCTGATAGGTCGTCATGCTTCCAAGTATCTCATTTTTCCAATCGTATATTGGTTGATGGTCTTGGCCTCGAGAAATTCAACCTAAATAATTCACAGCTGAATGCAGTAGCAGACTGTGTCGCTACAATGGATAACAACTCTTCGTCCATAAAGCTATTATGGGGGCCTCCTGGAACAG AGATTGTGGCTCGAATTGCCAAGCTCATTGTGGAATCTTCAGATGGGTCCGTCTTCTTGAATGACATTGTTCTGTTTGGAAACAAAAAGAATTTGAAGATAGATGATG TTTGTAGCTCATTCAGGTTGTACGATGTACCTATGATTCCTTTGGAGTTGCTGATCATTGACGAGGCTGCACAACTCAAAGAGTGTGAAACCTTAGTTCCTTTGCAGCTGCCTGGCATAAGGCATGTTGTTTTCATTGGTGACGAATATCAATTACCTGCCCTTGTGAAGAGCAAA ATATctgatagtgctaattttggaCGAAGTGTTTTTGAGAGGTTAAGTTCTCTAGGCTATAGTAAGCACCTTCTCAATATTCAATACAGGATGCATCCAGAAATAAGCAAGTTTCCAGTTGGTACATTCTATGGTGGCAAGATATATAATGGCCCCAATGTCAGTCATAAGGACTGTAACAAGAATTATTTAGCAGGAAAATTGTTTAGGTCATATTCATTTATAAATATTGATGGCAGCCATGAAACAGTTGAAAAGCATAGCCGGAGCCTGAAAAACTTGATAGAAGTTGATGCGATTGTGCTGTTGGTGCAGAGATTATTCAAAG AGACGGTTTATACAGGAAGCAAGCTCTCTGTTGGTGTTGTGTCCCCGTACAATGCTCAAGTTAGAGCTATCGAGGAAAAAGTTGAGAAAACCTACAATAGTTGTGGTGGTTTCTCAGTCAAAGTAAAATCAGTGGATGGTTTTCAAGGGGCGGAGGAAGATATCATTATCATATCAACAGTCAGGAGCAACAGAGCTGGTTCAGTTGGGTTTCTGGCAAACTTACAGAGGACAAATGTGGCTCTAACAAGGGCCAT GCATTGCTTATGGATAGTGGGGAATGGAACCACTTTGTCCAACAGCAATTCTATTTGGCAGAAGATTGTTGAGGACACATGGGATCGGGGTTGTTTTTTCAATGTCAAAGATGACAAAGAATTGTTGAATGCAATTTTCAAACCTGAATACTCTACAGCAGCATACTCCTTACATGATCTTTTTGATACCTCTATTGTTCAAAATGAGATCTTCGAGGGAGAGATGCCGGCTACTTCAAAGGAGATAACAGAAGAGCTGGTTAGGGTGGAATCTTTGCCAACCAACATTATCAACCCCTTCTGGCCTTCTCCCTCTGGTCATGCTTAA
- the LOC8060438 gene encoding antimicrobial peptide 1, producing MASKRTATMFAVVAIAVIVIAAATTVVAVSDGSGPRSYLTSWGGPGCTSSGKKGHIASAGSCGCNHIRFHGGHEFNFRGETATLYTEPGCAGTPYQVFEDTQACGDFGWRSIHIDC from the coding sequence ATGGCCTCAAAGCGGACCGCGACGATGTTCGCTGTGGTGGCCATCGCCGTTATAGTCATCGCCGCAGCGACGACGGTCGtggcggtctcggacgggtcggGCCCCAGGAGCTACCTAACTTCGTGGGGCGGGCCAGGGTGCACGTCGTCGGGGAAGAAGGGGCACATCGCGAGCGCGGGGTCGTGCGGCTGCAACCACATCCGGTTCCACGGCGGCCACGAGTTCAACTTCCGCGGCGAGACGGCCACGCTCTACACCGAGCCCGGGTGCGCCGGCACGCCGTACCAGGTTTTCGAGGACACCCAGGCGTGCGGCGACTTTGGGTGGCGCAGTATCCACATCGACTGCTGA